One Bdellovibrio bacteriovorus str. Tiberius DNA segment encodes these proteins:
- a CDS encoding glutamine-synthetase adenylyltransferase, protein MTNLSIEDQLRQERSEIWSRYAEAAKTDSMAPDQICQQWSGAADLLLRHAFDHCFSSQKIALFALGKLGSSELNLSSDVDVLLVSQEDSAQGLSSLRKFQKILTERTAAGFVFRVDFDLRPGGKQGPLIPTLDQFKDYYGNYGETWERLAFVRLRPIAGDEDVQKEVLAFAQKFSFRKHLDFTLLEDLKTLRSKIQVHYWERSQDQVVDLKLGIGGIRDVELFTHALQVIHGGRDLTLQVRGTTDALLLLEMKELLPSEEAKFLRQHYWNLRRLENYVQALNDEQTHLLVLTESHPEFVMQALPDLKFDMLRCDSIVKSLLGEAPKEISLEEELKRTGLPDQDLQELWQEILGQEVLSRNKGRDELSRKAFLAAFLETLQEQKGDIRRGLLLLKDFIGSTRAKASFFALLLREKELLQELAWLFGHSPYLSRILCNRPELLDSFVYRAQDKHSEDLGTLLEELAEKKLLSEVINGSEYLEDKNLQQLTANLTSTADSVATTLLEALKREYPSQLRILALGKWGGREMGFRSDLDFIFVVPDEPGEVDYKLAKRFITRLTESHRGGNIYSIDMRLRPSGKAGPLVIVQKDLEDYLQTQSSAWERQAYLKARWIGESIHGNLGFLDLGLSSVELDELERIRTQLQVEGAHPNLKYSEGGLVDVELAAQTAVLKKKLKPSSTGTADLISALEEKSGVLLQNYDRLRQIEQMLQLVASESLAELSPNHESFHALALALHLPPSELLNEVLGLLQANVALLKELDPRRLPH, encoded by the coding sequence TTGACTAACTTATCCATCGAGGATCAGTTAAGGCAGGAGCGCAGCGAGATCTGGTCTCGCTACGCCGAAGCCGCCAAGACCGACTCTATGGCCCCCGATCAAATCTGCCAGCAATGGAGTGGGGCCGCGGATCTTCTTTTACGCCATGCTTTTGATCACTGCTTTTCCAGTCAAAAAATCGCGCTTTTCGCCCTGGGAAAACTGGGATCATCCGAACTGAATCTAAGTTCCGATGTCGATGTTCTTTTGGTCAGCCAGGAGGACTCTGCACAAGGTTTGTCGTCTTTGCGCAAGTTTCAAAAGATTTTGACTGAACGAACTGCGGCGGGCTTTGTTTTCCGTGTGGATTTTGACCTGCGCCCCGGCGGCAAACAAGGGCCGCTGATTCCAACCCTGGATCAATTCAAAGACTATTATGGCAACTATGGCGAAACCTGGGAACGCCTGGCCTTTGTTCGCCTGCGCCCCATTGCGGGCGACGAAGATGTGCAAAAGGAAGTTCTGGCGTTTGCGCAGAAGTTTTCTTTCCGCAAGCATCTGGATTTTACTTTGCTGGAGGACCTAAAAACTCTGCGCTCTAAAATTCAGGTGCATTACTGGGAACGCTCGCAGGATCAGGTTGTGGATTTAAAGCTGGGCATCGGGGGCATCCGCGATGTCGAGCTTTTCACCCACGCCCTTCAGGTCATTCACGGTGGCCGCGATCTGACCTTGCAGGTGCGTGGAACCACCGACGCCCTGCTGCTGCTGGAAATGAAAGAGCTTCTGCCGTCGGAAGAAGCCAAGTTCCTGCGCCAGCACTATTGGAATCTGCGTCGGCTTGAAAACTATGTTCAGGCGCTGAACGATGAACAGACTCACTTGCTGGTGTTGACTGAATCCCATCCTGAATTTGTGATGCAGGCCTTGCCTGACTTAAAGTTCGACATGCTTCGCTGTGATTCGATCGTGAAAAGTCTGTTGGGGGAAGCCCCGAAAGAAATTTCACTGGAAGAAGAGCTCAAACGCACCGGATTGCCGGATCAGGATCTGCAGGAACTCTGGCAGGAGATCCTGGGGCAGGAAGTTCTTTCCCGCAACAAGGGCCGCGACGAGCTTTCCCGCAAAGCTTTCCTGGCGGCTTTTCTTGAAACCTTGCAGGAACAAAAAGGCGACATTCGCCGGGGTTTGTTGCTGTTAAAAGATTTCATCGGCAGCACGCGGGCCAAAGCCAGTTTCTTTGCACTGCTTTTGCGCGAAAAAGAACTGCTGCAGGAACTGGCCTGGCTGTTTGGTCATTCGCCGTATCTTTCACGCATTCTGTGCAACCGCCCAGAACTGCTGGACAGCTTCGTGTACCGCGCTCAGGACAAACACTCGGAAGATCTGGGCACCCTGCTGGAAGAACTGGCTGAAAAGAAGCTTCTTTCTGAGGTCATCAACGGAAGCGAGTACCTGGAGGATAAAAACCTTCAGCAACTGACGGCGAATCTGACTTCCACCGCCGATTCCGTCGCGACCACTTTGCTTGAAGCTTTAAAGAGGGAATACCCCTCCCAACTGCGCATTCTGGCTTTGGGCAAATGGGGCGGCCGCGAAATGGGCTTCCGCTCAGACCTGGATTTTATCTTCGTCGTACCGGACGAACCGGGTGAAGTTGACTATAAGCTCGCCAAACGTTTCATCACCCGCCTGACTGAAAGTCATCGCGGTGGAAATATTTATTCCATCGACATGCGCCTGCGCCCGTCGGGAAAAGCCGGGCCCTTGGTTATTGTGCAAAAGGATCTGGAAGATTATCTGCAAACTCAAAGTTCAGCCTGGGAACGTCAGGCTTATCTGAAGGCCCGTTGGATTGGCGAAAGCATTCACGGCAATCTGGGCTTTTTGGATCTGGGCCTTTCTTCCGTTGAGCTTGATGAGCTTGAGCGCATCCGCACTCAGTTGCAGGTTGAGGGAGCCCACCCCAATTTGAAGTACAGCGAAGGCGGCCTGGTGGACGTGGAACTGGCCGCGCAGACCGCAGTTTTGAAGAAGAAACTCAAACCCTCCTCAACTGGAACCGCTGATTTGATCAGCGCTTTAGAGGAGAAATCCGGCGTTTTGCTCCAAAACTATGACCGACTGCGCCAGATTGAACAGATGCTTCAACTTGTTGCGTCAGAATCGCTCGCCGAACTGAGCCCAAATCATGAGTCGTTTCATGCGCTTGCCTTGGCGCTTCATCTGCCTCCATCAGAGCTTCTAAATGAAGTCTTAGGCCTACTTCAGGCCAACGTTGCACTTTTGAAGGAACTTGACCCTCGACGGCTGCCTCACTAA
- a CDS encoding DUF4430 domain-containing protein encodes MKTLKPLLPLLLVLAASKSQAVSWRIFGACKNTPVHEGTYQADLTKSVGALSLEIFDANKIPYVGSAEGINSIINSPIGLDSIEVVSDTELRAYGWCYTVNGKQPTEMPDKIQFKSQDDKLTWFYAYSTNKNNEWTDYCSPAYWIAADQFCK; translated from the coding sequence GTGAAAACTCTTAAGCCCCTGTTGCCACTGCTGCTGGTGCTGGCAGCTTCCAAGTCCCAGGCTGTGTCCTGGAGAATCTTTGGTGCCTGCAAAAACACTCCGGTGCACGAGGGCACTTATCAGGCGGACCTGACTAAATCAGTAGGGGCTCTCAGTCTTGAGATTTTTGATGCGAACAAGATCCCGTACGTGGGATCTGCGGAAGGTATTAATTCCATCATTAACAGCCCGATCGGTTTGGACAGCATTGAAGTGGTGTCGGACACTGAACTGCGTGCCTACGGCTGGTGTTACACCGTGAACGGCAAGCAGCCGACGGAAATGCCGGACAAGATCCAGTTCAAATCCCAGGATGACAAGCTGACATGGTTCTATGCGTACTCCACCAATAAGAATAATGAGTGGACCGACTATTGTTCCCCAGCCTACTGGATCGCAGCCGACCAATTCTGCAAATAG
- a CDS encoding PD40 domain-containing protein: MMKQILALVLTIGLFPLFSHAQNNNGIYIKLGEARTKKSLMAFPPLQYTGSPSTASRNQSVGVEIFNTITNDLTVSSYFQFINQSAFLEDTSKTGLMPAPGLPNGFKFQSWSSIGADFLIRAGYSVVGNEVTLETYTYHVPRAALVLGKKYKGPTSSARRIAHTFANDVMKALTGVEGPFLSRVVASSDKGSGQSKEIFTMDWDGANMEQVSSHRSISISPAWSPDGKKIAYTSYVKRVGAKFRNADMLLLDLTTGKRSLISYRQGINSGASFSADGKHIYLTISQGNSPDIYKMGLDGTLVGKITNGPAGALNVEPTVSPQGLLSFSSDRAGRPMIYTADAAGNNVKRITFAGVFNSSPSWSPDGKKIAFAGQSDNNFDIFVMNADGTGMIRLTSAKKPNGRMASNEDPSFSPDGRFVMYTSNRTGKNQIYISTVDGTEERRVTNDNNNYYKPKWSNNID, encoded by the coding sequence ATGATGAAACAGATACTGGCCCTTGTTCTGACTATCGGCCTATTCCCTCTTTTCTCCCATGCCCAAAATAATAACGGCATCTATATCAAACTGGGCGAAGCGCGCACGAAAAAAAGTCTGATGGCTTTCCCGCCGCTGCAATACACAGGCTCCCCTTCGACGGCGTCTCGCAATCAAAGTGTCGGGGTTGAGATCTTTAATACGATCACCAATGATTTGACCGTTTCTTCCTATTTCCAGTTCATCAACCAAAGTGCCTTCCTGGAGGACACTTCCAAAACCGGCTTAATGCCGGCTCCGGGCCTGCCAAATGGATTCAAATTCCAAAGCTGGTCTTCGATTGGCGCTGACTTCCTGATCCGCGCCGGCTATTCGGTCGTAGGCAATGAAGTGACTTTGGAAACTTACACCTATCACGTTCCCCGCGCCGCTTTGGTTCTGGGCAAAAAATATAAAGGCCCCACCAGCAGTGCCCGTCGTATTGCGCACACTTTCGCCAACGACGTCATGAAAGCCCTGACCGGCGTTGAAGGTCCGTTCCTTTCCCGCGTGGTTGCCTCCAGCGACAAAGGCAGCGGCCAGAGCAAAGAGATCTTCACGATGGACTGGGATGGCGCGAACATGGAACAAGTTTCCAGTCACCGCAGTATCTCGATTTCTCCGGCGTGGTCCCCGGACGGCAAAAAGATCGCTTACACTTCTTATGTGAAACGTGTGGGTGCGAAGTTCAGAAACGCCGATATGCTGCTTTTGGATCTGACGACGGGGAAAAGATCTTTGATCTCTTACCGCCAGGGTATCAATTCGGGGGCTTCTTTCTCGGCTGACGGAAAACACATCTATCTGACCATTTCCCAGGGCAACAGCCCGGACATCTATAAAATGGGACTGGATGGAACTTTGGTTGGTAAAATCACCAATGGACCTGCCGGAGCATTGAACGTTGAACCGACAGTGTCCCCACAGGGGCTGCTGAGCTTCTCTTCAGACCGCGCGGGTCGTCCAATGATTTACACTGCGGATGCTGCCGGGAATAATGTGAAGCGCATCACCTTTGCGGGTGTGTTTAACTCGTCCCCGTCCTGGTCACCGGATGGTAAAAAAATCGCCTTTGCCGGCCAGAGCGACAACAACTTTGATATCTTTGTGATGAACGCAGATGGCACTGGAATGATCCGTCTGACTTCCGCGAAAAAACCAAATGGCCGCATGGCAAGTAACGAAGACCCTTCGTTCTCTCCGGACGGCAGATTTGTGATGTACACTTCCAACCGCACAGGGAAAAATCAGATCTATATTTCCACCGTGGACGGCACTGAAGAACGTCGCGTGACCAACGACAACAACAATTACTACAAGCCAAAATGGTCCAACAACATTGACTAA
- a CDS encoding cell division protein FtsX, giving the protein MRPHQKNWALKVSTLVVVTACFVVMGAALLVSQNFRNILTLWGEDVQMTVYLSQDLSEKGRQDIESKIKENENVAGVKFVTQEQALGDFRSQMASYAPDISQDEELLRLIPASLLVQLKSDVAAAEQTTVLQSMAGKLRQLEGVDEVSYGQDWVEKYAALVNAIELTLRALCLVILAASLFVMSNAIRASVQARKDEIVVLEMIGATPSMIRKPFLVEGAVLGVVSSVLSLGLCFGVYIGIKNLLTTKLSFLQLGEHIQFLGPVLLAVFVVAGTGLGALGSYLCVRRMNDGFAGSQG; this is encoded by the coding sequence GTGAGACCACACCAAAAGAACTGGGCTTTGAAGGTTTCCACCTTGGTTGTTGTGACTGCGTGTTTTGTGGTGATGGGCGCAGCTCTTCTGGTATCGCAGAACTTTCGAAATATCCTGACCCTGTGGGGTGAGGACGTGCAGATGACGGTTTATCTTTCTCAGGATCTGTCTGAAAAAGGCCGTCAGGATATTGAAAGCAAAATCAAAGAAAACGAAAATGTGGCAGGCGTGAAGTTCGTCACGCAAGAGCAGGCCTTGGGGGACTTCCGCTCCCAGATGGCAAGTTATGCTCCGGATATTTCCCAGGATGAAGAGCTGCTTCGCCTGATTCCGGCAAGCCTTCTGGTACAGTTAAAATCCGATGTGGCCGCCGCTGAACAGACCACGGTTTTGCAGTCCATGGCCGGAAAGCTTCGTCAGCTGGAAGGTGTGGATGAAGTCAGCTATGGTCAGGACTGGGTTGAAAAGTATGCAGCACTTGTTAATGCGATCGAGCTGACCTTGCGCGCTTTGTGTCTGGTGATTCTGGCGGCGTCCTTGTTTGTGATGTCCAACGCTATTCGTGCTTCAGTTCAGGCCCGCAAAGACGAGATTGTGGTGCTTGAGATGATCGGTGCGACTCCTTCCATGATCCGAAAGCCCTTCCTGGTGGAAGGAGCGGTTTTGGGTGTGGTGTCCTCGGTTTTGTCGCTGGGTCTTTGCTTCGGCGTTTATATCGGGATCAAAAATCTGCTGACCACGAAGCTAAGCTTCCTGCAGCTGGGGGAGCACATCCAGTTCCTGGGTCCGGTGCTTTTGGCGGTGTTTGTTGTCGCCGGCACGGGTCTGGGCGCTTTGGGATCTTATCTGTGTGTGCGCCGTATGAATGACGGCTTCGCCGGAAGTCAGGGGTAG
- a CDS encoding thioredoxin family protein yields the protein MAVVEITKNNIQEIVESNNMIILDFWATWCAPCRRFAPIFESVAAKHPDVIFGKIDTEAEVELADKFQIKSIPTLMIIKESDIIFSQPGALPEEIFEQIVTKAKEIDMEEVRRENS from the coding sequence ATGGCTGTCGTAGAAATCACCAAGAACAACATTCAAGAGATCGTTGAAAGCAACAACATGATCATTCTGGATTTCTGGGCAACCTGGTGTGCACCTTGCCGTCGTTTTGCTCCGATCTTTGAATCCGTGGCGGCGAAACATCCGGATGTGATCTTCGGAAAGATCGACACTGAAGCGGAAGTCGAGCTGGCGGATAAATTCCAGATCAAATCCATTCCCACTTTGATGATCATCAAGGAAAGCGACATCATCTTCAGTCAGCCAGGAGCTTTGCCAGAAGAAATCTTTGAGCAGATCGTGACAAAGGCCAAAGAAATCGACATGGAAGAGGTTCGTCGTGAAAACTCTTAA
- the ftsE gene encoding cell division ATP-binding protein FtsE, whose protein sequence is MIEFSHVYKTYPGPVHALKNIDLRIDKGEFVFLTGPSGAGKTTLFKMISAYDIATSGDVKVAGHDLLTMRDAQIPFFRRKIGVIFQDFKLLKDRTIFENVALPLQVRGDKTPAIQRRVYEVLEQVGLAHKHDQYPDFVSGGEQQRTAIARAIIHQPGVLIADEPTGNLDPRLSEEIMDLLERVCSQGTTVFVATHDHEMVRRRKKRTLQLQDGMIVGDTK, encoded by the coding sequence ATGATTGAATTCTCTCACGTCTATAAGACCTATCCCGGCCCGGTTCATGCGTTGAAAAATATCGATTTGCGCATCGACAAGGGTGAGTTCGTGTTTTTGACCGGTCCCAGTGGGGCGGGAAAAACAACTCTGTTCAAGATGATCTCGGCCTATGACATCGCCACATCAGGCGATGTGAAAGTGGCCGGTCACGATCTCCTGACGATGCGAGATGCTCAGATCCCTTTCTTTCGCCGAAAAATCGGTGTGATCTTTCAGGATTTCAAACTTTTGAAGGATCGAACGATCTTTGAAAACGTCGCGCTGCCATTGCAGGTGCGCGGCGATAAGACACCGGCCATTCAGCGCCGCGTGTATGAAGTGCTGGAGCAGGTGGGCCTTGCCCATAAACATGACCAGTACCCGGATTTCGTTTCTGGGGGTGAGCAGCAAAGAACCGCGATTGCCCGGGCGATTATTCATCAGCCGGGTGTTTTGATCGCCGATGAGCCGACTGGAAATCTGGATCCGCGCTTAAGCGAAGAGATCATGGATCTTTTGGAGCGGGTGTGTTCTCAGGGAACCACGGTCTTCGTGGCCACGCATGATCATGAGATGGTTCGTCGTCGCAAGAAACGCACATTGCAGCTGCAGGACGGAATGATTGTGGGGGACACCAAGTGA
- a CDS encoding S41 family peptidase — MQSLKRYWKTYILGGALLLVLFIMAETGFQVRAFAQERYADLQNFSKVLNLIQQYYVEEVNTKKLVYGAIKGMLRELDPHTNFMPPEMFKDFETETSGEFGGLGIEISIQNGILTIISPIEDAPAWEAGIKAGDKVVAIDGTTTKGMSLAEASVMMRGKKGSKIVLRVVRDNEDKPRDITVVRGSVKIKSVKYTDLGDGFAYVRITSFIENTSKDLQKVVETHIKNNKNMSGLLIDMRRNPGGLLDQAIKVSDMFLKQGTIVSTIGRNKNEKEVATASKKGQYTNFPIVILVNEYTASASEIVSGALQDNKRALIVGQRTFGKGSVQSVIKLGDGSGLKLTVARYYTPNGVSIQAEGIHPDIEIEDVDPDAFSKAIVKSVTTREGDIAGHLKGDREKAAEKLDVKEGAEEGALAWWKDVGSKKDEKLSPRDKLFKADYQAYQAFSYLKAWDTLKALTR, encoded by the coding sequence ATGCAATCACTCAAACGCTACTGGAAAACCTATATTCTGGGCGGCGCCCTTCTGCTGGTTTTGTTCATCATGGCAGAAACAGGTTTCCAGGTAAGAGCCTTTGCCCAGGAAAGGTATGCGGATCTGCAGAACTTCAGTAAGGTTCTTAACCTGATTCAACAGTACTACGTTGAAGAAGTGAACACCAAGAAGCTGGTGTACGGGGCGATCAAGGGGATGTTGCGCGAACTTGATCCGCACACGAACTTTATGCCACCTGAGATGTTCAAGGATTTTGAAACTGAAACCAGTGGTGAGTTCGGCGGTTTGGGTATTGAGATCTCAATTCAAAATGGCATTCTGACAATCATTTCTCCGATTGAGGATGCGCCGGCCTGGGAAGCGGGTATCAAGGCTGGGGATAAAGTTGTGGCTATCGATGGAACAACCACGAAAGGCATGAGCCTTGCCGAAGCGTCCGTGATGATGCGCGGAAAAAAAGGCAGCAAGATTGTTTTGCGTGTGGTTCGTGATAACGAAGACAAACCTCGTGATATCACCGTGGTTCGTGGCAGCGTGAAAATCAAATCAGTGAAATACACGGATTTGGGTGACGGTTTTGCTTACGTGCGTATCACAAGCTTCATCGAAAACACCTCCAAAGATCTGCAAAAGGTTGTTGAAACTCATATCAAGAACAACAAAAACATGTCCGGTCTGTTGATCGATATGCGCAGAAATCCGGGTGGTTTGCTGGATCAGGCAATCAAGGTCAGCGATATGTTCCTGAAACAAGGCACAATCGTGTCCACCATCGGTCGTAACAAAAACGAAAAAGAAGTGGCCACGGCTTCTAAAAAGGGTCAGTACACCAACTTCCCGATCGTGATTCTGGTGAATGAATACACGGCAAGTGCCAGCGAGATTGTGTCCGGAGCTTTGCAAGATAACAAACGTGCTTTGATCGTAGGTCAAAGAACATTCGGTAAGGGCTCTGTGCAGTCAGTGATCAAATTGGGTGATGGCAGCGGTCTGAAATTGACTGTGGCTCGTTACTACACGCCGAACGGTGTTTCAATCCAGGCAGAAGGTATTCATCCTGACATTGAAATCGAAGACGTGGATCCGGATGCGTTCTCTAAAGCGATTGTGAAATCTGTCACAACTCGTGAGGGCGATATCGCAGGTCACTTGAAAGGTGATCGTGAAAAAGCCGCCGAGAAACTTGATGTGAAAGAGGGCGCGGAAGAAGGCGCACTGGCTTGGTGGAAAGACGTGGGATCAAAAAAAGATGAAAAGCTGTCGCCGCGCGATAAGCTGTTCAAAGCTGATTACCAAGCATATCAAGCATTTAGCTACCTCAAAGCATGGGATACATTGAAGGCTTTGACGCGCTAG
- a CDS encoding peptidylprolyl isomerase, translated as MSKNIDVKKVFWIYLFAFLLAAFSFRADAKTESKAKATKKGKDMIAVFETSKGTFKVKLFADKAPKTVENIVGLIEGTKEWTDPKTGEKVKKPFYDGLTFHRVIKDFMIQGGCPLGTGTGGPGFRFEDEFPAGAPKHDKPGILSMANAGPNTNGSQFFVTTVPTPWLDGRHTVFGEVVEGMDVVKSIENSKTGAMDRPVEPIVIKHVTIQK; from the coding sequence ATGTCGAAGAATATCGATGTTAAGAAGGTATTTTGGATCTACCTTTTTGCATTCCTATTGGCAGCTTTCAGCTTCCGCGCAGATGCAAAGACAGAATCCAAAGCAAAGGCTACGAAGAAGGGAAAAGACATGATCGCAGTATTTGAAACATCCAAAGGCACTTTCAAAGTAAAGCTTTTCGCAGATAAAGCGCCTAAAACAGTAGAAAACATCGTGGGCCTGATCGAAGGCACCAAAGAATGGACTGATCCTAAAACTGGCGAGAAAGTTAAAAAGCCATTCTATGATGGTCTGACTTTCCACCGCGTGATCAAAGATTTCATGATTCAGGGTGGTTGCCCACTTGGAACTGGAACTGGCGGCCCGGGCTTCCGCTTCGAAGATGAGTTCCCAGCTGGCGCTCCGAAACACGACAAACCAGGCATCCTTTCCATGGCGAACGCGGGTCCTAACACAAATGGTTCCCAGTTCTTCGTAACAACTGTTCCAACTCCTTGGTTGGACGGCCGTCACACGGTGTTCGGTGAAGTTGTTGAAGGTATGGACGTGGTTAAATCCATCGAAAACTCCAAAACAGGAGCTATGGATCGCCCGGTTGAACCTATCGTGATCAAACACGTAACGATCCAGAAGTAA
- a CDS encoding murein hydrolase activator EnvC family protein: protein MKLAQILLALVFSLSLGAKAANPSDVDSLAKDFEATKKKLEDAELKQRQVLSALYQLNKKIKKIVTEKGEMSQQRAFLEVNIRNLTQKVEDLDQKSRQQRTLLAERLRAMYKLGGPSIARFLFSSSSSASLERNLKILGVVAARDLELIKNYSRDLKDLETKRKTLAQRLDNMKSVEQKIASQEKALRKEQDLKGKLLDGIRKNKLFAINKINGLREKSLQFNLDDAGLFDLLFKPSFADQKGELSAPLEGVITRKFGLMKGQDHPYTLTHKGIFISAAKGSNIKAVFEGKVSYVGTLPGFGTTLIVDHGDHYYSVYSHAQEVKVNTGDEVTGSQVLAQVGEAPQDGSSGLYFEIRHFSEPYDPQQWMKGL, encoded by the coding sequence TTGAAGCTTGCACAGATTCTTCTGGCATTGGTGTTTTCATTGTCGTTGGGGGCGAAAGCCGCAAATCCCAGCGATGTGGACAGTCTTGCCAAGGACTTTGAAGCGACGAAAAAGAAGCTGGAAGACGCAGAACTGAAGCAACGTCAGGTCCTGTCGGCCCTTTATCAGTTGAATAAGAAAATCAAAAAAATCGTGACTGAAAAAGGGGAGATGTCCCAGCAGCGCGCTTTCCTGGAAGTGAATATCCGAAACCTCACGCAAAAAGTGGAGGACCTGGACCAGAAGTCCCGTCAGCAGAGAACCCTTTTGGCGGAACGTCTGCGTGCCATGTACAAGCTGGGCGGGCCCTCGATTGCGCGCTTTCTTTTTTCGTCCAGCAGTTCGGCCTCGTTGGAAAGAAATTTGAAGATTCTGGGTGTGGTGGCGGCTCGTGATCTGGAGCTGATTAAAAACTATTCCCGGGACCTTAAGGATCTTGAAACCAAACGCAAGACCCTGGCGCAGCGCCTGGATAACATGAAGTCGGTTGAACAGAAGATCGCCTCTCAGGAAAAGGCCCTGCGTAAAGAACAGGACCTTAAAGGCAAGCTTCTGGACGGGATCCGCAAGAACAAACTCTTTGCCATCAATAAGATCAATGGCCTTCGCGAAAAGTCCCTGCAATTCAATCTTGATGATGCCGGATTGTTTGATCTGCTCTTTAAACCGTCGTTTGCCGACCAAAAAGGTGAGCTTTCTGCACCTCTGGAAGGTGTGATCACCCGCAAATTTGGACTTATGAAAGGTCAGGATCACCCCTATACTTTAACTCACAAGGGAATCTTCATTTCGGCGGCCAAGGGTAGCAATATTAAAGCCGTGTTTGAAGGCAAGGTTTCCTATGTTGGAACGCTTCCGGGCTTTGGAACAACTCTGATTGTGGATCATGGAGATCATTACTACAGCGTCTATTCCCATGCACAAGAAGTGAAAGTGAACACCGGTGATGAAGTCACGGGTTCTCAGGTGCTGGCTCAAGTGGGTGAAGCCCCGCAAGACGGCAGTTCCGGACTGTATTTTGAAATTAGACATTTTTCCGAACCCTACGACCCGCAACAGTGGATGAAAGGACTCTAA
- a CDS encoding DUF481 domain-containing protein — protein sequence MKLFPIAASVFTLLCSFSAVAAPFTGEAEAGAVVVSGNSDSESYAAKAKTTYTQDKNVYSAFGRYLKTDSNGVESARNWEIGARYERELTDYLGIFAGQKAESDVFNGYIQRDSSDLGLKYSLIKSDEMNWFFEVGYRYQKTLPTTGGTTHDNMGRLFTEFNKALDKTLSFKYWAEYLPNFTTTDAYLFNTEASLNVMLNSVFSLKLAYLLQYQNSIPVDGKYTTTTSTMNLVAKF from the coding sequence ATGAAGTTGTTCCCGATTGCTGCAAGTGTGTTCACTTTGCTTTGTTCATTCTCTGCTGTTGCTGCCCCCTTTACTGGTGAAGCAGAAGCCGGTGCTGTTGTTGTCAGTGGTAACAGTGACTCTGAAAGCTATGCTGCAAAAGCGAAAACCACTTACACTCAGGACAAGAACGTTTACTCCGCGTTCGGTCGTTATTTGAAAACGGACTCCAACGGTGTTGAATCTGCCCGCAACTGGGAAATCGGGGCTCGTTACGAGCGGGAATTGACGGACTATCTGGGGATCTTCGCCGGTCAAAAGGCAGAAAGTGACGTTTTCAATGGCTACATCCAAAGGGACTCTTCCGACTTGGGTTTGAAGTACAGCCTGATCAAGTCTGATGAAATGAACTGGTTCTTCGAGGTCGGTTATCGTTATCAAAAGACACTGCCAACCACTGGCGGCACGACTCATGACAACATGGGACGTCTGTTCACCGAATTTAACAAAGCTTTGGACAAAACTTTGTCATTCAAATACTGGGCTGAATATCTGCCAAACTTCACAACCACAGATGCTTATCTGTTCAACACGGAAGCTTCTTTGAACGTGATGCTGAATTCCGTTTTCTCTTTGAAATTGGCTTATCTATTACAATATCAAAATTCCATTCCTGTTGATGGCAAGTACACAACGACCACGAGTACAATGAACCTCGTGGCGAAATTCTAA